GGGCGACGACCACCGGCCGAAGGGAGTGTCCGAGGGCGGTCAGCACGTACTCGTGGCGGACGGGGTGGGTCTGGTACGGCCTGCGCTCCAGCAGCCCGTCCTCGACCAGGGTCCTCAGCCGGGTGGTGAGCATGCTGGAGGAGATGCCCAGGCTCTCCTGGAACTGGTCGAAGCGGCGGTAGCCGTCGAAGGCGTCGTGGAGGATCAGCAGCGTCCACCACTCGCCGACATGCCGCACCGTCGTGGACAGCGGGCACTCCCGGTCCTCCAGCCTGATCCGGCTTGCCACGGCGACCATCCCCTCAGTTACTGCTAAAGTCGAAGTCAGTAGCTTCTATTTTAGCAGTAACACCTGGGCCGATCCCACCGTCCGAACCCGCCACCACCGTAGGGACCGTCATGTACGACAACCGACTGCAGGACATCGCCCCGAACGCCCTGCCCCCGGCGATCATCCGCTACCTGAACGCACACCGCGCCCACGACACCACCTCCGCCGTCACCGCGTTCACCCACGA
This window of the Streptomyces sp. N50 genome carries:
- a CDS encoding helix-turn-helix domain-containing protein, producing the protein MVAVASRIRLEDRECPLSTTVRHVGEWWTLLILHDAFDGYRRFDQFQESLGISSSMLTTRLRTLVEDGLLERRPYQTHPVRHEYVLTALGHSLRPVVVALAAWGNSRLAPEDRSMILVDARSGQEVEPVVVDARTGRRLDDSDAYVFTAGPAAGDAMRDRYAGRGPRTDGTN